The DNA sequence GGCGAAGCCCGCCGCAGGGATCACTCCCGAGTACCGGGAAGGCCTTTCCCACGCCTACGACTCCGACGAGTCCGTCGCCGGCGCACGGGATCACATCCTCACCGCGACCGAGCTGCCTGAATCGATCAAGTCGCAGATCGCGACCGACTCGCGGGCCAGCACCGACGCCGCCCGCACGGAGTGGCCGCTGCGCGGCATCGCGGAGGACGTCTGCGAGCACACCCGCATGATCAGCGTCCCCGCCCTCGTCGTCGCCGGGGAGAACGACCATGTCGAGCCCGTCGACGTGCTCGTCAACAACCTGGTGCCCTACCTCTCCGGAGCCGATTTCACGGTGATTCCGAACACGGGTCACCTGATCCCGCTGGAAGCTCCGGCCGACCTCGTCGACGCAATCACGGCATTCGCACCAGCAGCCTGACCATCTGCGCGGCCTGAAAATCGACTTCGTCCCCGATCACCCGCGGGACGCCCCGCCGCGTGACAGTGCGAGGCCTAGGCCCGACCCTCCCGCGTTGATACGCACCCCAGCCAGACCTCTTGCCGCCGCCGACCGGGGCGACAAGCAGGTCGGTCTCATCGCCCGGCGCCGTGCCGAGACACGCTCAGCAGGTGGGGCCCTTGTTCATGGACTACCTGTAGGCCGGTGACGTCGAGGGTCTGCTGTCGCTCTACGAGCCGAGCAGCGACGACTTGACCGCCTCGTGGCCCGGGGACGTCTGCGGACCAAGTTCGAGCCCGCGGCAAGGCCACGTGGCCTCTGACCTGATCGTCGTGGACACCAGCCGACGAGCAGCGCGAGTAGTTCTCCTGCCCAGAGCCGTGACCACGATGCACATCACTCATTGGGGAGACCTGTGCCTGTGCTGCCATCACGGCTGACCGAACCGCTCTGGGACCAATTGGCGTCCCTGCTGCCCGAGCGGCCGGAGTACCACCCGGACCATCCGCTGGGCTGCCACCGCCCGCGCATCAGCGACCGGATCATCTTCGACAAAATGCTGCAACTCCTGCGCTT is a window from the Streptomyces spectabilis genome containing:
- a CDS encoding alpha/beta fold hydrolase, encoding MNTTQQPLLPAYDHRPGTGPTLVFLHYWGGSARTWDLVVDRLAGRDMLTVDFRGWSRSSNLAGPYTLRQLADDTLAVIADAGVTDYVLVGHSMGGKVAQLIAATRPVGLRGIILVGSGPAKPAAGITPEYREGLSHAYDSDESVAGARDHILTATELPESIKSQIATDSRASTDAARTEWPLRGIAEDVCEHTRMISVPALVVAGENDHVEPVDVLVNNLVPYLSGADFTVIPNTGHLIPLEAPADLVDAITAFAPAA